From a region of the Vagococcus coleopterorum genome:
- a CDS encoding leucine-rich repeat domain-containing protein, which produces MKKYGYLLFASMLLFQPILVKAVDYTSDESDKVVQIQEQLENANNKDEENVDSWMPDKALQEQIRIELNLDNVNEITKESLSEINYLTIDYVIHDEEEQKNKIESLEGLQYANNLKSLAASWNLISNLTPISELTQLTELRLRDNKITDISTLAKIIPNLEILSLAQNKIDDFSVLELGIKNITELNLSDTSFSDFNMLAGMENIYMLDLSNNNLADLSPVAEGLKKSVSNKQAAGDSSGFDLYIGGNHINDFSPLEEVRNKVNNDGNESYYGVYADYQTIETTINLKKGEPIPQFLKFYSGINLTAANFISSNDSVQVTDNLTEFDTKGLSEETTQLDLVFTTSLLSQDEYEHAEPGMFPEYDEPTLIFNPKGFDQAVGEYTEIGKGRCSGYSIRNRVTINWIEEETSKPTEEPTESTEKPLETTTDIKDGSSLIPGETKAKEDNHSNHSNTNKDDSLPQTNEASQSLLITLGLVILSSFFGIIGYKKIS; this is translated from the coding sequence ATGAAAAAGTATGGTTATTTATTATTTGCAAGTATGTTGTTATTTCAACCAATCCTTGTGAAAGCAGTTGATTATACAAGTGACGAGAGTGATAAGGTAGTTCAAATTCAAGAACAGTTGGAGAATGCAAATAATAAGGATGAAGAAAACGTTGATAGTTGGATGCCGGATAAAGCTTTACAAGAGCAAATACGGATAGAATTAAATTTAGATAATGTCAATGAGATTACAAAGGAAAGTTTGAGTGAGATTAATTATCTTACGATTGATTATGTTATTCACGATGAAGAAGAACAGAAAAATAAAATTGAATCATTAGAAGGTTTACAGTATGCCAATAATTTAAAGAGCCTGGCAGCATCATGGAATTTAATTTCTAACTTAACACCGATAAGTGAATTGACTCAATTAACAGAGTTGAGGTTGAGAGATAATAAAATAACTGATATTTCGACTTTAGCTAAAATTATTCCAAACCTAGAAATATTGAGTTTAGCTCAAAATAAGATTGATGATTTTTCGGTCTTAGAGTTGGGTATTAAAAACATTACAGAGTTGAACTTATCAGATACATCATTTAGTGATTTTAATATGCTAGCTGGAATGGAAAATATCTATATGTTAGATTTAAGTAATAATAACTTAGCAGATTTGAGTCCAGTTGCAGAAGGTTTAAAGAAATCTGTTAGTAATAAGCAAGCCGCTGGAGACTCATCAGGCTTTGATTTGTATATTGGAGGTAACCATATTAACGATTTTAGTCCTTTGGAGGAAGTTAGAAATAAGGTCAATAACGATGGAAACGAATCTTATTATGGTGTTTACGCAGATTACCAAACGATTGAAACAACTATTAATTTGAAAAAAGGTGAGCCGATACCACAATTTCTTAAGTTTTATTCTGGTATTAATTTAACAGCTGCTAATTTTATTTCAAGTAATGACTCTGTTCAGGTAACAGATAATTTAACAGAATTTGATACAAAAGGGTTATCTGAAGAAACGACTCAACTTGATTTAGTCTTCACAACGTCTTTATTATCTCAAGATGAATATGAGCATGCGGAGCCTGGAATGTTCCCTGAATATGATGAACCAACGCTTATTTTCAATCCTAAGGGATTTGATCAAGCTGTGGGTGAATATACTGAAATTGGGAAAGGTCGTTGTTCGGGATACTCTATAAGAAATCGCGTTACAATTAATTGGATTGAAGAAGAAACGTCAAAGCCAACAGAAGAGCCAACGGAATCAACTGAAAAACCATTAGAAACGACAACAGATATAAAAGATGGAAGTTCATTAATCCCAGGTGAAACTAAAGCAAAAGAAGATAATCACAGTAACCATTCGAACACAAATAAAGATGACTCATTACCTCAAACTAATGAGGCTAGTCAATCATTATTAATTACTTTAGGATTGGTAATTTTATCATCATTCTTTGGAATTATTGGGTATAAAAAGATTTCATAA